A genomic window from Caballeronia sp. SBC1 includes:
- the lptG gene encoding LPS export ABC transporter permease LptG, whose product MRIYERYFARQIYLAFIFILFAFSGLFFFFDLINELNTVGHGNYKFGLAVLRVALQTPSRFYEIIPVAALIAAIYVFAQMAAASEFTIFRVSGLSTGKALRSLLKIGIPMVLLTYVIGEVVGPYSDQLSEKVRLEALGSSVSMNFESGVWVKDTLTARADGEQVTRFVNVGTLNPDTTIANVRIYEFDSLFRLTNVRIAKSGVFQPPGHWKLTDVTDTELIDAPPQAVNPGDALNPVYRAKQITLPEYSLRSELTPQILSVLLVSPDRMSMFSLFHYIQHLTENHQDTQRYQIAFWRKILYPLAVLVMLVLSLPFAYLHTRAGVVGVKVFGGIMIGMSFQLINTLFSHIGTLNTWPAPLTAAAPALAYLIVGLIGLRWVDRH is encoded by the coding sequence ATGCGCATTTACGAACGGTATTTCGCGCGTCAGATCTATCTCGCGTTCATCTTCATCCTGTTTGCGTTCTCAGGCCTGTTCTTCTTCTTTGACCTGATCAACGAGCTGAACACGGTCGGCCATGGCAACTACAAGTTCGGACTCGCCGTGCTTCGGGTGGCCTTGCAGACGCCCTCGCGTTTCTACGAAATCATCCCGGTAGCCGCGCTGATCGCGGCCATCTACGTGTTTGCGCAAATGGCCGCCGCGTCCGAGTTCACCATTTTCCGCGTGTCCGGATTGTCCACCGGCAAGGCGCTGCGCTCGCTGCTCAAGATCGGCATACCGATGGTGCTGCTGACCTATGTGATCGGCGAAGTGGTTGGCCCCTACTCCGACCAGCTCTCCGAGAAAGTACGGCTCGAGGCGCTGGGGTCGTCGGTTTCCATGAACTTTGAATCAGGCGTTTGGGTGAAAGACACGCTGACCGCGCGCGCGGACGGCGAACAGGTCACGCGATTTGTGAACGTGGGCACGCTGAACCCGGACACGACCATTGCGAACGTGCGTATCTATGAATTCGATTCGCTGTTCCGCCTGACGAACGTGCGGATCGCGAAGAGCGGCGTGTTCCAGCCGCCGGGTCACTGGAAACTCACCGACGTAACGGACACTGAACTCATCGACGCACCGCCCCAAGCCGTGAATCCCGGTGACGCGCTCAATCCGGTGTATCGCGCGAAACAGATCACTCTGCCTGAGTATTCGCTGCGCTCTGAACTCACGCCGCAGATTTTGTCGGTGTTGCTGGTGTCGCCGGACCGGATGTCGATGTTCAGCCTGTTCCACTACATCCAGCATTTGACGGAAAATCATCAGGATACGCAGCGTTATCAGATCGCGTTCTGGCGCAAGATCCTGTATCCGCTCGCGGTGCTCGTGATGCTGGTGCTGTCGCTGCCGTTCGCGTACCTGCATACGCGCGCCGGCGTGGTCGGTGTAAAGGTGTTCGGCGGCATCATGATCGGCATGAGCTTCCAGCTGATCAACACGCTGTTCTCGCACATTGGTACGCTGAACACCTGGCCCGCGCCGTTGACGGCCGCAGCGCCGGCGCTGGCGTATTTGATCGTCGGATTGATCGGATTGCGGTGGGTGGACCGGCATTAG
- a CDS encoding LysR family transcriptional regulator, which produces MHFGRAAGRLAMTQPPLSQAIRALEDMLGVALFVRTKRSVELTPVGKDLLPEVRRLLAGADALRPLAQSLARGEAGVLSLAFVSTADYGLLPLLLRDFGARYPGVRLQLVEATSDVQVEELVAGRIDAGLVIPPLPPRHAVALSYLPIAREPLVIAMSGDVAAELGQGAEEWSQTPVSLHQLADAPLVVFPRRLAPGFYDMIMGCYGAAGLMPRVGQEAIQMQTIVSLVSAGMGVALVPQSLRHLRRTGVVYRPLLESGPVVETGLVWRAAEVSPVLAGFIDIVRAHAATVPALP; this is translated from the coding sequence ATGCACTTCGGACGGGCTGCAGGGCGGCTTGCGATGACCCAGCCGCCGTTGTCGCAGGCCATCCGGGCGCTCGAAGACATGCTCGGCGTGGCGCTGTTCGTGCGGACGAAGCGTTCCGTCGAGCTGACGCCCGTGGGCAAGGATCTGCTGCCGGAAGTGCGACGGCTGCTCGCGGGTGCGGATGCGTTAAGACCGCTCGCCCAGTCGCTTGCGCGGGGCGAGGCGGGGGTTTTGTCGCTTGCGTTCGTTTCCACCGCCGATTACGGCCTCCTGCCGCTGCTGCTGCGCGATTTCGGCGCCCGTTATCCTGGCGTGCGCCTGCAACTTGTGGAAGCGACCAGCGACGTCCAGGTGGAGGAGCTGGTGGCGGGCCGCATAGATGCCGGGCTCGTGATTCCCCCGCTGCCGCCGCGCCACGCCGTCGCGCTGTCGTATTTACCGATCGCGCGCGAGCCGTTGGTCATCGCCATGTCGGGTGATGTCGCGGCGGAGCTCGGGCAGGGCGCCGAAGAGTGGTCGCAGACGCCTGTCAGCCTTCACCAACTCGCCGATGCCCCGCTCGTCGTCTTTCCACGGCGTCTCGCGCCCGGTTTCTATGACATGATTATGGGTTGCTACGGCGCGGCCGGCCTGATGCCGCGAGTCGGGCAGGAGGCTATTCAGATGCAGACCATTGTCAGTTTGGTATCGGCTGGCATGGGTGTCGCGCTCGTGCCGCAGTCACTGCGTCATCTGCGCAGGACCGGAGTGGTGTATCGTCCGTTGCTCGAATCGGGTCCAGTTGTGGAGACGGGACTCGTGTGGCGTGCAGCGGAGGTCAGCCCGGTGCTCGCCGGTTTTATCGATATAGTGCGCGCTCATGCGGCTACCGTGCCTGCGTTGCCGTGA
- a CDS encoding DUF2486 family protein, whose product MPITIAPDTAETPENFDSSIPVLTDVIVPGRPDRARVAPRAPEPVLSPAAAPSREELAHGADRDADVIADRLRGRFTHFLTGDGRALIEERCRESLQEHSTWLVSQITREVALALETELTQWVREAVADELERRGRQ is encoded by the coding sequence GTGCCCATCACCATCGCGCCCGATACGGCTGAAACACCCGAAAATTTCGATTCCTCCATTCCCGTCCTGACCGATGTGATCGTGCCGGGCCGCCCGGATCGCGCCCGTGTTGCACCGCGCGCGCCGGAGCCTGTGTTGTCGCCGGCGGCTGCGCCTTCGCGCGAGGAGCTTGCACACGGCGCGGATCGTGACGCCGATGTAATCGCAGACAGGCTGCGCGGACGCTTCACGCACTTTTTGACAGGCGATGGCCGTGCGTTGATCGAGGAACGTTGCAGAGAGTCGTTGCAGGAGCATTCCACCTGGCTGGTCAGCCAGATTACGCGGGAGGTTGCGTTGGCGCTGGAAACCGAGTTGACGCAATGGGTGCGCGAGGCGGTGGCGGACGAACTGGAACGGCGAGGGCGCCAGTAA
- the lgt gene encoding prolipoprotein diacylglyceryl transferase has protein sequence MLIHPNFDPIALHLGPLAVRWYGLMYLLAFIQCIVIGRIRLRLPYVSAQGWTTKDIDDILFYGVLGTILGGRLGYVVFYKSSFYFANPLDIFKVWEGGMSFHGGMIGVTLAMVVFAWQRKRTWLQVTDFVAPLVPLGLAAGRFGNFINGELWGRVTNPNAPWAMLFQNASPDDAIWLRTHPQQAAQWHLNEIFERYQMLPRHPSQLYEIALEGFALFIVMWLMSRKQRPVGAISAVFLIGYGLARFTVEFAREPDDYLGLLAMNLSMGQWLSLPMIIGGIGLLIWSYRRGRAVPSESAKLS, from the coding sequence ATGCTCATTCACCCCAATTTCGATCCCATCGCGCTTCATCTCGGTCCGCTCGCTGTGCGCTGGTATGGCCTCATGTATTTGCTGGCGTTCATCCAATGCATTGTGATTGGACGGATCAGGCTGCGTTTGCCCTACGTCTCGGCGCAGGGATGGACGACGAAGGATATCGACGACATCCTGTTTTACGGCGTGCTCGGCACCATCCTGGGCGGCCGGCTTGGTTATGTGGTGTTCTACAAGTCGAGCTTCTACTTCGCGAATCCGCTCGATATCTTCAAGGTCTGGGAAGGCGGCATGTCCTTCCATGGCGGCATGATCGGCGTGACGCTCGCCATGGTCGTGTTCGCATGGCAAAGAAAGCGCACTTGGCTGCAGGTCACCGATTTCGTCGCGCCGCTGGTCCCGCTCGGGCTTGCGGCCGGGCGCTTCGGCAACTTCATCAACGGCGAGTTGTGGGGCCGCGTGACCAATCCGAACGCGCCGTGGGCCATGCTGTTCCAGAACGCATCCCCCGATGACGCCATCTGGCTGCGCACTCATCCCCAACAGGCCGCACAGTGGCATTTGAACGAGATCTTCGAGCGTTACCAGATGCTGCCGCGTCATCCGTCGCAGTTGTACGAAATCGCGCTGGAAGGGTTTGCGCTGTTTATCGTGATGTGGCTGATGTCTCGCAAGCAGCGGCCGGTCGGCGCGATTTCGGCGGTGTTTCTGATTGGTTATGGCCTCGCGCGCTTCACGGTTGAATTCGCGCGTGAACCAGATGACTATCTCGGTCTGTTGGCCATGAATCTGTCGATGGGCCAATGGCTTTCGCTGCCCATGATCATCGGCGGAATTGGCCTGCTCATCTGGTCGTATCGGCGAGGGCGGGCAGTGCCTTCAGAGTCCGCGAAGCTCTCCTGA
- a CDS encoding helix-turn-helix transcriptional regulator produces the protein MPFNQSKIAISDQLSHLFIQIWLILPSRRFDDLEILSILTNYVGFYVRYDKMKRNNKDFSSPELGLQAAGLGRAVAAARIARNMTRKDFSERANISQSTLIRIENGDVSVSFSSWLHAFERAGLLGLLQPLANPQNDVVGEARRKTESRVRPRKTPSKTGEYDF, from the coding sequence ATGCCTTTCAACCAGTCCAAAATAGCCATATCTGACCAATTAAGTCACTTATTTATTCAGATATGGCTAATTTTGCCATCTCGAAGATTTGATGATCTCGAGATTTTGTCTATACTGACCAATTATGTGGGTTTTTATGTCAGATACGACAAAATGAAGCGCAACAACAAGGATTTTTCGTCGCCAGAACTCGGGCTTCAGGCCGCGGGGCTGGGACGCGCGGTCGCCGCCGCCCGGATCGCACGCAACATGACACGGAAGGATTTTTCCGAACGAGCCAACATCAGCCAGAGCACCCTGATACGTATAGAAAACGGCGACGTTTCGGTCAGTTTTTCGTCGTGGCTGCACGCGTTCGAACGTGCCGGCCTCCTCGGATTGCTCCAGCCGCTCGCGAATCCGCAAAACGACGTGGTCGGCGAAGCGCGGCGCAAAACTGAGTCTCGTGTGCGGCCACGCAAGACGCCTTCGAAGACGGGTGAGTATGATTTTTAA
- a CDS encoding leucyl aminopeptidase, giving the protein MDFSIKACDWSKGSANGFLNGKADVVVLGVFEAQTLTGAAREMDLVTKGLLTRTVKAGDMSGKAGSTLMLTEVTGIGASRILLVGLGKQDAFNQKAYAEAARTAWRALLATKIANVAFTLAQLPVPERTSDWGVRCAILALRELTYKFTQMKSKPENGDRALKKVVFSIDAADEKAAKLALKHATALANGMDLTRDLGNLPPNVCTPTYLGHTAKKLGKEFKLKVEVLGQKQIEALGMGSFLSIAKGSVEPPAFIVMHHQGAGAKAAPVVLVGKGITFDTGGISIKPGEGMDEMKYDMLGAGSVFGTMRAIAEMGLKLNVIGVVPACENMPAGNAVKPGDIVTSMSGTTIEVLNTDAEGRLILCDALTYVERFKPAAVIDIATLTGACVVALGHHNTALFSKDDALAGELLDASKEAIDPTWRMPLDDEYQDLLKSNFADVANIGGRPGGAITAACFLSRFAQNYPWAHLDIAGTAWKSGAAKGATGRPVPLLTQFLVDRAGQ; this is encoded by the coding sequence ATGGACTTTAGCATAAAAGCCTGTGATTGGAGCAAAGGCTCGGCAAATGGTTTCCTTAACGGGAAGGCCGATGTAGTGGTGCTCGGCGTGTTCGAAGCGCAGACGTTGACGGGCGCAGCCCGCGAGATGGATTTGGTGACCAAGGGGCTGCTTACGCGCACGGTGAAGGCCGGCGACATGAGCGGCAAGGCGGGTTCCACGCTGATGCTGACCGAAGTAACGGGGATTGGCGCGTCGCGAATTTTGCTGGTCGGGCTTGGCAAGCAAGACGCTTTCAATCAAAAAGCTTACGCGGAAGCCGCGCGCACCGCCTGGCGTGCGCTGCTTGCCACGAAGATCGCGAACGTGGCTTTCACGCTCGCCCAACTGCCGGTGCCCGAGCGCACCAGCGACTGGGGTGTGCGCTGCGCCATCCTCGCGCTGCGCGAGTTGACCTACAAGTTCACGCAGATGAAAAGCAAGCCGGAAAACGGTGATCGCGCGCTGAAGAAGGTGGTGTTCAGCATCGATGCCGCCGACGAAAAAGCGGCGAAGCTTGCGTTGAAACACGCCACGGCGCTCGCCAACGGCATGGATCTGACGCGTGATCTCGGCAACTTGCCGCCGAACGTCTGCACGCCCACGTATCTCGGCCATACCGCGAAAAAGCTGGGCAAGGAGTTCAAGCTGAAGGTGGAAGTGCTCGGCCAGAAACAGATCGAAGCGCTGGGCATGGGTTCGTTCCTGTCGATCGCGAAAGGCTCGGTCGAACCGCCTGCGTTTATCGTGATGCATCACCAGGGCGCGGGCGCGAAGGCAGCTCCCGTCGTGCTGGTTGGCAAGGGCATTACGTTCGACACCGGCGGCATTTCCATCAAGCCGGGCGAAGGCATGGACGAGATGAAGTACGACATGCTCGGCGCCGGTTCGGTGTTCGGCACCATGCGCGCCATCGCGGAAATGGGGCTGAAGCTCAACGTGATCGGCGTGGTTCCGGCGTGCGAGAACATGCCGGCTGGCAACGCGGTGAAGCCGGGTGACATTGTCACGTCCATGTCGGGCACGACTATCGAAGTGTTGAACACGGACGCGGAAGGTCGCCTGATTCTCTGCGACGCGCTGACCTACGTGGAACGCTTCAAGCCCGCGGCAGTGATCGATATCGCGACGCTCACGGGCGCATGCGTGGTCGCGCTTGGCCATCACAACACGGCTTTGTTCTCGAAGGACGACGCGTTGGCGGGCGAGTTGCTGGACGCATCGAAGGAAGCCATCGATCCGACCTGGCGCATGCCGCTCGACGACGAGTATCAGGACCTGCTGAAGTCAAATTTCGCCGATGTCGCGAACATTGGCGGACGGCCGGGCGGCGCGATTACCGCGGCGTGTTTCCTGTCGCGGTTCGCGCAGAACTATCCGTGGGCTCACCTCGATATCGCGGGGACGGCGTGGAAAAGCGGCGCGGCAAAGGGCGCAACCGGTCGTCCGGTGCCCTTGCTCACGCAATTCCTGGTCGATCGCGCGGGCCAATGA
- a CDS encoding type II toxin-antitoxin system HipA family toxin translates to MIFNTKTWSKYVFIALEGAAEAVPAGKLELLEEGIKPVGSTFVYGNKYLQRANAAAVDPVSMPLDEAKKSKETVFQPPAGLALFGAIRDSAPDSWGRRVIENMLRAAPDGLPETEYLAHAGPHRTGALDFRDSPSAPAEPGKLPDAKALSYLLDAAAMIQDGKPVPKKLQLLFSVGATFGGARPKAVLLDDGRQWVAKFPVARDGFNIPVVERATLELARECGMRVPATKPIHLADGRDVMLIERFDRVPLPGGAFGKRHVVSALTMLKMHESDTASANYADLADLIGERGATGFVAADKVELFKRMVFNILVTNDDDHLRNHAFVWDGANKGWRLSDLYDVVPKPQVGTDRFLVLGVGPAMGRLATLDNALSAAGRFGLLKHAAVEIIQRLSAVVREWRIYFEDFGVSKGECDKIASAFRKPHAIGLREVEKAVAKA, encoded by the coding sequence ATGATTTTTAATACAAAGACATGGAGCAAATACGTCTTCATCGCCCTCGAAGGCGCAGCCGAGGCGGTTCCTGCCGGCAAGCTCGAACTACTCGAAGAAGGTATCAAGCCCGTCGGGTCAACCTTCGTCTACGGCAACAAGTACCTGCAACGTGCAAACGCCGCTGCTGTGGACCCGGTCAGCATGCCTCTGGACGAAGCGAAGAAGTCTAAAGAAACGGTATTTCAGCCCCCTGCGGGATTGGCGCTGTTTGGCGCAATTCGTGATTCGGCCCCGGATTCCTGGGGACGGCGCGTGATCGAGAATATGTTGAGGGCGGCGCCCGACGGCCTGCCCGAAACCGAATATCTGGCTCATGCCGGCCCGCACCGGACTGGCGCGCTGGATTTCAGGGACTCCCCCTCCGCACCTGCGGAACCCGGCAAGTTGCCGGACGCAAAGGCGCTGTCCTATCTGCTCGACGCAGCAGCGATGATCCAGGACGGCAAGCCGGTACCGAAAAAGCTGCAGTTGCTCTTTAGCGTGGGCGCAACGTTCGGCGGTGCGCGGCCAAAGGCCGTTCTGCTGGACGATGGACGGCAATGGGTTGCCAAATTCCCCGTCGCCCGGGACGGTTTCAACATTCCTGTCGTGGAGCGCGCCACGCTTGAACTCGCCCGCGAGTGCGGCATGCGCGTTCCTGCAACCAAGCCCATTCACTTGGCCGACGGGAGGGATGTCATGCTGATCGAACGATTTGACCGCGTGCCGTTGCCCGGGGGCGCATTTGGCAAACGCCACGTCGTGAGCGCGCTGACCATGCTCAAGATGCATGAGAGCGATACCGCGTCGGCCAATTACGCGGACCTGGCGGACCTGATCGGTGAACGCGGCGCGACGGGCTTCGTGGCGGCTGACAAGGTCGAGTTGTTCAAGCGAATGGTGTTCAACATCCTCGTGACGAACGACGATGACCATCTTCGCAATCATGCGTTCGTGTGGGATGGAGCAAACAAGGGCTGGCGCCTGAGCGACCTTTACGACGTCGTGCCGAAGCCGCAGGTCGGCACCGACCGCTTTCTCGTACTGGGGGTGGGTCCGGCAATGGGCCGGCTGGCGACGCTCGACAATGCCCTCTCCGCCGCGGGCCGATTCGGCCTGCTCAAACACGCGGCCGTTGAAATCATCCAGCGTTTGTCGGCTGTCGTGAGGGAGTGGCGAATTTACTTCGAGGACTTCGGCGTTTCCAAGGGAGAGTGCGACAAGATCGCCTCGGCGTTTCGGAAGCCCCACGCTATTGGTCTGCGCGAAGTGGAGAAAGCGGTAGCGAAGGCATAG
- a CDS encoding DNA polymerase III subunit chi: MTRIDFHSNVGDSIAYACRLVRKAYLSGQPLIVLAEPERLKQFDEQLWTFKPLEFVPHCMADSALAGQTPVLLTASLESLVQDQRHQILLNLGATVPPQFARFERLLEVVGNEEHELVAGRDRYRFYRDRGYVLNNYKQGG; the protein is encoded by the coding sequence ATGACGCGTATCGATTTCCATTCGAATGTGGGGGATTCGATCGCGTACGCCTGCCGCCTTGTGCGCAAGGCTTACCTGAGCGGCCAGCCGTTGATCGTGCTGGCTGAACCCGAGCGGTTGAAGCAGTTCGACGAGCAATTGTGGACCTTCAAGCCGCTCGAGTTCGTGCCGCATTGCATGGCGGACAGCGCGCTGGCGGGGCAAACGCCGGTGTTGCTGACGGCGTCGCTGGAGTCGCTGGTGCAGGATCAGCGGCATCAGATCCTGCTGAATCTCGGCGCAACGGTGCCGCCGCAGTTCGCGCGGTTTGAACGCCTGCTGGAAGTGGTCGGCAACGAGGAGCACGAACTCGTGGCCGGGCGCGACCGGTATCGGTTCTATCGCGATCGGGGCTACGTGCTCAACAACTACAAGCAGGGCGGCTGA
- the lptF gene encoding LPS export ABC transporter permease LptF: MIFERSLQRELAYTAGAVFMVLLTIMLTTMMIRIVGFAASGQVDPRDVVVLIGLTVIGYLAVIMIVTLFVSILFVLTRWYRDSEMVVWLASGVSQTALIKPVAIFSTPIIIAIVFFAFVVWPWSNLQSKLIKARFQQRDEVSLLAPGQFRESPTSHRVFFIEKMSPDQGHVQNVFVTSTEGGKVNVVVSKNGHTETHANGDRFVVLENGRRYDGVPGQPNFRIMEFERYGVKIQSQQFVNTPTTTGMYTGELLANPTRENLAEIAWRAGLPLIAINLMLLAIPLSYQNPRRSRTINLVMAVLIYLTYSNLLNVVQSWIEQGRVSFVVGLVGLHIIVSVMVGFIFWMRIRNRPLFKLSAFMRSKGA; the protein is encoded by the coding sequence ATGATCTTCGAACGCTCCCTTCAGCGTGAACTCGCGTATACGGCTGGCGCCGTATTCATGGTTCTGCTCACGATCATGCTGACCACGATGATGATCCGCATCGTCGGCTTTGCAGCATCGGGGCAAGTCGACCCGCGCGACGTCGTCGTGCTGATCGGCCTCACCGTCATCGGCTATCTCGCCGTGATCATGATCGTGACCCTGTTCGTGTCCATCCTCTTCGTGCTGACGCGCTGGTATCGCGACTCGGAGATGGTCGTGTGGCTCGCCTCAGGCGTCAGTCAAACGGCTCTGATCAAACCGGTCGCGATCTTCTCCACGCCCATCATCATCGCCATTGTATTTTTCGCATTCGTCGTCTGGCCCTGGTCAAATTTGCAAAGCAAGCTGATCAAGGCACGGTTCCAGCAACGCGACGAAGTCTCACTGCTCGCACCCGGCCAGTTCCGCGAATCGCCAACCAGCCACCGCGTGTTTTTTATCGAAAAGATGTCGCCGGATCAGGGGCACGTGCAGAACGTGTTCGTGACAAGCACGGAAGGCGGCAAGGTCAACGTGGTGGTATCGAAGAACGGCCATACCGAAACGCACGCCAACGGCGATCGTTTCGTGGTGCTGGAAAACGGCCGGCGCTATGACGGCGTTCCGGGCCAGCCGAACTTTCGGATCATGGAATTCGAGCGTTACGGCGTGAAAATTCAAAGCCAGCAATTTGTGAACACGCCGACCACAACCGGCATGTATACGGGTGAATTGCTGGCCAATCCCACCCGCGAGAACCTTGCCGAAATTGCGTGGCGCGCGGGTCTGCCGCTGATCGCGATCAACCTGATGCTGCTTGCCATTCCGCTCTCTTACCAGAACCCGCGACGCAGTCGCACAATCAATCTCGTGATGGCAGTGCTGATCTATCTGACGTATTCCAACCTGCTGAACGTGGTGCAGTCGTGGATCGAGCAAGGCCGGGTATCGTTTGTTGTCGGGCTGGTGGGGCTGCACATAATCGTCTCGGTCATGGTCGGGTTCATCTTCTGGATGCGCATACGCAATCGCCCGCTCTTCAAGCTGTCGGCGTTCATGCGCTCGAAAGGGGCCTGA
- a CDS encoding sirohydrochlorin chelatase produces MSKHGMILFGHGARDPRWAEPFERLATKLRAMRSAPVSLAFLELMTPDLPTAIERLAADGCDALTVVPVFFGQGGHIRRDLPELLDRCRLMFPSLTIQCATAVGEDDSVLDAVAQYCVRQIE; encoded by the coding sequence ATGAGCAAGCATGGCATGATCTTGTTCGGCCACGGAGCCCGCGATCCACGCTGGGCCGAGCCTTTCGAACGGCTCGCCACGAAGCTGCGCGCCATGCGCAGCGCGCCCGTATCGCTGGCATTTCTTGAGCTGATGACCCCCGATTTACCCACGGCTATCGAACGCCTGGCGGCGGACGGGTGTGATGCGCTCACCGTCGTGCCCGTGTTCTTCGGTCAGGGCGGCCATATACGTCGTGACCTGCCTGAGTTGCTCGATCGATGCCGCTTGATGTTTCCATCGCTGACCATTCAATGCGCAACGGCGGTCGGTGAAGACGACTCGGTGCTGGATGCTGTTGCGCAATATTGCGTTCGGCAGATTGAGTAG
- the ilvD gene encoding dihydroxy-acid dehydratase has translation MAFNRRSKNITQGIARSPNRSMYYALGYKEEDFDKPMIGIANGHSTITPCNSGLQKLADAAVESIRKSDANPQTFGTPTISDGMSMGTEGMKYSLVSREVIADCIETAVQGQWMDGVVVIGGCDKNMPGGMIGLARMNVPGIYVYGGTIRPGNWKGVDLTIVSSFEAVGEFSAGRMSKEDFDGIEKNACPSSGSCGGMYTANTMSSSFEALGMSLMYSSTMANPDEEKVTSAAESARVLVEAVKADLKPRDIITKKSIENAVALIMATGGSTNAVLHYLAIAHAAEVEWSIDDFERMRKKVPVICNLKPSGQYVATDLHKAGGIPQVLKILLDAGMLHGDCITITGKTIAEELKDVPSTPRADQDVIFPINKALYDEGHLAILKGNLAPDGAVAKITGLKNPVITGPARVFEDEQSAMTAIVAGQIKAGDIVVLRYLGPKGGPGMPEMLAPTSAIIGQGLGESVGLITDGRFSGGTWGMVVGHVAPEAYAGGTIAFIKEGDSITIDAHKLLLQLNVDDAEIERRRGEWKQPAPRYTRGVLAKYAALALPANKGAVTG, from the coding sequence ATGGCCTTCAATCGCCGCTCGAAAAACATCACGCAAGGCATCGCGCGTTCCCCCAACCGCTCGATGTATTACGCCCTCGGCTACAAGGAAGAAGACTTCGACAAGCCGATGATCGGCATCGCCAACGGTCATTCCACCATCACGCCGTGCAACTCGGGCCTGCAAAAGCTCGCCGATGCCGCCGTCGAATCGATCCGCAAGTCGGACGCCAATCCACAGACCTTCGGCACGCCGACCATTTCGGACGGCATGTCGATGGGCACCGAAGGCATGAAGTACTCGCTCGTGTCGCGCGAAGTGATCGCCGACTGTATTGAAACGGCCGTGCAAGGCCAGTGGATGGACGGCGTGGTCGTGATTGGCGGCTGCGACAAGAACATGCCGGGCGGCATGATCGGCCTCGCGCGCATGAACGTGCCCGGCATCTACGTGTACGGCGGCACGATCCGCCCGGGCAACTGGAAAGGCGTGGATCTGACCATCGTGTCGTCGTTTGAAGCCGTGGGCGAATTCTCGGCTGGGCGGATGTCGAAGGAAGACTTTGACGGCATCGAGAAAAACGCGTGCCCGTCGAGTGGTTCGTGCGGCGGCATGTACACGGCCAACACCATGAGCTCGTCGTTCGAAGCGCTCGGCATGTCGCTGATGTATTCATCGACCATGGCGAACCCCGACGAAGAAAAGGTCACGTCGGCTGCGGAATCGGCGCGCGTGCTGGTCGAAGCGGTCAAGGCTGATCTCAAGCCGCGCGACATCATCACGAAGAAATCGATTGAAAACGCGGTTGCGCTGATCATGGCAACCGGCGGCTCGACCAATGCCGTGCTGCACTACCTGGCTATCGCCCATGCGGCCGAGGTGGAATGGAGCATCGACGACTTCGAGCGCATGCGCAAGAAAGTGCCGGTGATCTGTAACCTGAAGCCGTCGGGCCAGTATGTGGCGACCGATCTGCACAAGGCCGGCGGCATTCCGCAAGTGCTGAAGATCTTGCTCGACGCGGGCATGCTGCACGGCGATTGCATCACGATCACGGGCAAGACCATTGCGGAAGAACTGAAGGACGTGCCGTCGACGCCGCGTGCCGACCAGGACGTGATTTTCCCGATCAACAAGGCCCTCTACGACGAAGGCCATCTGGCAATTCTGAAGGGCAACCTGGCACCGGACGGCGCCGTGGCGAAGATCACCGGCCTGAAGAACCCGGTCATCACCGGCCCGGCGCGCGTGTTCGAGGACGAGCAAAGTGCGATGACCGCGATTGTCGCGGGTCAGATCAAGGCGGGCGACATTGTCGTGTTGCGTTATCTCGGCCCGAAGGGCGGTCCGGGCATGCCGGAAATGCTGGCGCCGACTTCAGCGATCATCGGCCAGGGGCTGGGTGAATCGGTGGGCCTGATTACCGATGGACGCTTCTCCGGCGGCACGTGGGGCATGGTGGTGGGTCACGTTGCTCCGGAAGCCTACGCGGGCGGCACGATTGCGTTCATCAAGGAAGGGGATTCGATCACTATCGACGCTCACAAGCTGCTGTTGCAACTGAACGTGGATGATGCCGAGATCGAGCGTCGCCGCGGGGAGTGGAAACAGCCTGCGCCACGTTATACGCGTGGCGTGCTAGCCAAGTATGCTGCGCTCGCGTTGCCGGCGAACAAGGGCGCGGTAACGGGTTGA